In Vibrio alfacsensis, the following proteins share a genomic window:
- a CDS encoding DUF4136 domain-containing protein — MWKNFLAASLVMIVAACTTVTTDVDKQADFSAYKTFDFGPQSDVPTSLDARRIEQGIAAQLEANGLSRVKSGGDLYVHHDIIKETELVSTGSTFSVGYGWNSFAVATSSPERYRERKYGKLVIELVDTKANQVVWKGISKKKLTESMSTQKREELISEEVTKMFTNYPYGNK, encoded by the coding sequence ATGTGGAAAAATTTTTTGGCAGCAAGCTTAGTGATGATTGTAGCCGCTTGTACGACAGTCACAACGGATGTTGATAAACAAGCAGACTTCTCAGCCTATAAAACGTTTGATTTTGGTCCCCAAAGTGACGTGCCTACAAGTCTAGATGCAAGACGTATAGAACAGGGTATCGCTGCTCAACTCGAAGCAAATGGCTTATCAAGAGTAAAGAGTGGTGGTGATCTCTATGTTCATCATGACATCATTAAAGAAACCGAACTTGTTTCAACAGGTTCGACGTTTAGTGTTGGTTATGGTTGGAATAGCTTTGCGGTCGCGACATCTAGCCCTGAGCGATACCGTGAGCGTAAATACGGAAAGTTGGTGATTGAGTTAGTTGACACAAAAGCAAATCAAGTTGTGTGGAAAGGGATATCTAAGAAAAAGCTGACCGAATCCATGAGTACACAAAAACGTGAAGAACTTATCTCGGAAGAAGTGACTAAAATGTTCACTAATTATCCATACGGCAATAAATAG
- a CDS encoding DedA family protein, translating to MFDSIIQVLLALWHQDFTALMAPGSAGLIYFVVAALIFLESGFIPAAPFPCDSVVVLSGTLAAVGVLDPVIIMLVIVISAAMGSWAAYLQGKWLNRLPKVQSWVNAVPKKRLDQVDVLLGKHGLVALFCARFIPVVRSLLPLMMGLRVNRVGKFHYFAWLSAILWTLLLCGFGLLLPLLPEKINKIVTMGLMAAPVITLTIAVASFILVKVRKAWNKSKTTPELPQ from the coding sequence ATGTTTGATTCAATTATTCAAGTCTTACTTGCGTTATGGCATCAAGACTTTACAGCCTTGATGGCGCCAGGTAGTGCTGGTCTTATTTATTTTGTAGTTGCAGCACTTATCTTTTTAGAAAGTGGTTTTATACCAGCTGCACCATTCCCATGTGATAGCGTTGTTGTGTTATCTGGCACACTGGCGGCGGTAGGCGTACTCGATCCGGTCATTATCATGTTAGTGATTGTCATCAGTGCTGCAATGGGGAGTTGGGCCGCATACTTACAGGGCAAGTGGCTTAATCGTCTGCCTAAAGTTCAAAGTTGGGTGAACGCCGTTCCCAAAAAACGACTAGATCAAGTAGACGTGCTATTAGGTAAGCATGGCCTGGTTGCGCTATTTTGTGCGCGTTTCATTCCGGTCGTGCGCTCTCTTCTACCGTTGATGATGGGACTTCGTGTTAACCGTGTAGGTAAATTCCACTATTTCGCTTGGTTGAGCGCGATTCTTTGGACGTTACTATTATGTGGGTTTGGATTGTTACTTCCGCTATTACCAGAAAAAATCAATAAAATCGTAACGATGGGTTTGATGGCTGCACCAGTGATCACATTGACCATTGCGGTAGCGAGCTTCATCTTAGTTAAAGTACGTAAGGCTTGGAACAAGTCGAAAACGACTCCGGAACTGCCTCAGTAA